A region of Myxococcus stipitatus DSM 14675 DNA encodes the following proteins:
- a CDS encoding DUF4157 domain-containing protein: MAARWVDAGRGLLTGVVSASRGVGHGLRVVPTEVARGLVLCVRGRFREGRFRLRRGLWRVAQLPVDVVLMLLGRVVSATQVLSGVEPPGRGLTGFEVALLRPIFGTSLDYAAVRLKEGPLGVLGVSGRAFVHGNTVFIPPRLRATDMGLLVHELTHVWQHQHGGTAYMSAAIAAQFVGDGYDWRKAVKKGLGWEELNPEQQAQLIEDAARCDLIHPGRELSAHARLRGWSEAALPLLEEALTSLRAGRGAP; encoded by the coding sequence ATGGCCGCCCGCTGGGTGGACGCGGGGCGAGGGCTGCTCACAGGGGTGGTGAGTGCATCGCGTGGCGTGGGGCATGGCCTCCGGGTGGTGCCCACGGAGGTGGCTCGCGGCCTGGTGCTGTGTGTTCGCGGACGATTTCGCGAAGGGCGCTTCAGGCTCCGGCGTGGGTTGTGGCGCGTGGCGCAGCTTCCCGTGGATGTGGTGTTGATGTTGCTGGGGCGCGTGGTGAGCGCAACGCAGGTGCTGTCGGGAGTGGAGCCTCCGGGGCGCGGGCTGACGGGCTTCGAGGTGGCGCTCTTGCGGCCCATCTTCGGGACGAGCCTGGACTACGCGGCGGTGCGCTTGAAGGAAGGCCCGTTGGGTGTGCTGGGTGTGTCGGGGCGGGCCTTCGTGCACGGCAACACGGTCTTCATCCCGCCCAGGCTCCGCGCCACGGATATGGGGTTGCTGGTGCATGAGTTGACGCACGTGTGGCAGCACCAGCATGGGGGCACCGCGTACATGAGCGCCGCGATTGCCGCGCAGTTCGTGGGAGATGGGTACGACTGGCGCAAGGCGGTGAAGAAGGGCCTGGGCTGGGAGGAGCTCAACCCGGAGCAGCAGGCGCAGCTCATCGAGGATGCCGCGCGCTGCGACCTGATTCATCCCGGCCGCGAGCTGTCCGCTCACGCACGGTTGCGGGGATGGTCGGAGGCGGCGCTGCCGCTGCTCGAAGAGGCGCTCACGAGCCTTCGAGCGGGTCGCGGCGCGCCGTGA
- a CDS encoding citrate synthase produces the protein MSRRKGGRSQSRFVHRPEEELVTAVEAAALLGVKRATLYTYVSRGLVRCVPEPGTKENRYVRSDLERLKTRHDARAGHAAVASGALRWGEPVIDSSVSQVGAEGLAYRGHSAVGLVLEGRSFEAVAELLWSGELLEEEPRWEAGEAVIPPSELARLLPRETPPVTALSALVPLLAAKDAVRFAAPPEQEKVRARRLLRQLAAWVGVAHAPGRVARALRAETMAESLVSAWDSKVKRAPELLNRALVLCADHELNVSTFTARVTASSGADLYACVSAALAASSGPRHGGACDRVEALLTEVEKPERAAAVVRERLRRGDAVPGFGHRLYPKGDPRCPPLLEAAREVRPEVPRVRVARAVQEAMRDAGHPEPSVDLGLVMLADALGLPPGAAGTLFAVGRAAGWVAHILEQREQGHLLRPRARYVEPPAASRK, from the coding sequence ATGAGTAGACGCAAGGGAGGACGCTCTCAATCTCGATTCGTCCATCGACCCGAGGAGGAGCTGGTGACGGCGGTGGAGGCGGCGGCCTTGTTGGGGGTGAAGCGGGCGACGCTCTACACCTACGTGAGCCGAGGTCTCGTGCGGTGTGTGCCGGAGCCGGGGACGAAGGAGAACCGGTATGTGCGCTCGGACCTGGAGCGACTGAAGACGCGGCATGACGCGAGGGCGGGGCATGCGGCGGTGGCGTCGGGGGCGCTGCGGTGGGGAGAGCCGGTCATCGACTCATCGGTGTCGCAGGTGGGAGCGGAGGGACTGGCATACCGAGGGCATTCGGCGGTGGGGCTGGTGTTGGAGGGGCGGAGCTTCGAGGCAGTGGCGGAGTTGTTGTGGTCTGGGGAGTTGCTGGAGGAGGAGCCTCGGTGGGAGGCGGGGGAGGCAGTGATTCCGCCCTCGGAGCTGGCGAGGCTGTTGCCGCGAGAGACGCCGCCGGTGACAGCGTTGAGTGCGCTGGTGCCGTTGTTGGCGGCGAAGGATGCGGTGCGCTTCGCGGCGCCGCCCGAGCAGGAGAAGGTGCGAGCGAGGCGGCTGCTGCGCCAATTGGCGGCATGGGTGGGAGTGGCGCACGCGCCGGGACGGGTGGCGAGAGCGTTGCGGGCGGAGACGATGGCGGAGTCCCTGGTGAGTGCATGGGACTCCAAGGTGAAGCGTGCGCCGGAGCTGTTGAATCGCGCATTGGTGTTGTGCGCGGACCATGAGTTGAACGTGTCGACCTTCACGGCCAGGGTGACGGCGTCCTCGGGGGCGGACCTGTATGCGTGCGTGAGCGCGGCGTTGGCGGCGTCGTCAGGGCCTCGGCATGGAGGAGCGTGCGACAGGGTGGAGGCGTTGTTGACGGAGGTGGAGAAGCCGGAGCGAGCGGCAGCGGTGGTGCGAGAGCGATTGCGGAGAGGCGATGCGGTGCCAGGCTTCGGGCACAGGCTGTATCCGAAGGGAGACCCGAGGTGCCCTCCCCTGCTGGAGGCCGCGCGTGAAGTCAGACCCGAGGTGCCCAGGGTGAGGGTGGCAAGGGCGGTCCAGGAGGCGATGCGGGACGCGGGGCATCCGGAGCCCTCGGTGGACCTGGGGTTGGTGATGTTGGCGGATGCGCTGGGATTGCCGCCGGGGGCGGCGGGGACACTGTTCGCGGTGGGGCGCGCGGCGGGCTGGGTGGCGCACATCCTGGAGCAGCGGGAGCAAGGCCACCTGCTCCGCCCCAGGGCCCGCTATGTCGAACCTCCTGCCGCATCTCGGAAGTGA
- a CDS encoding LysM peptidoglycan-binding domain-containing protein: MIHPVKAGDNLSTLAKRYGTTVNALMEANPQIKNADLIYTGDTLKIPGAKDGFDAAPGRKGPNLTGGMENPSSVSGPDSSGEGTKGPKGSPFDIAKSHLGKNAGSLKKEGSGVGADMEDWVPNNVNCANFVSAVLEQAGQISNKQHDNSVMGLMRKLDADPNFKRVSLKDAKPGDVVSMKVGSGEHVVMFAGWKNGKPQFIGSNNVNPDGSQRISYSSMNYPIMAVHQYRG, encoded by the coding sequence ATGATCCACCCCGTCAAGGCCGGCGACAATCTGTCCACACTCGCGAAGCGCTACGGCACCACCGTCAACGCGCTGATGGAGGCGAATCCGCAAATCAAGAACGCGGACCTCATCTACACGGGTGACACACTGAAGATCCCGGGTGCGAAGGATGGCTTCGACGCCGCGCCGGGCCGCAAGGGGCCGAACCTCACGGGTGGAATGGAGAACCCGTCCTCCGTCTCGGGTCCGGACTCGTCGGGTGAAGGCACGAAGGGCCCCAAGGGCAGCCCGTTCGACATCGCGAAGTCGCACCTGGGCAAGAACGCGGGCTCCCTGAAGAAGGAAGGCTCGGGCGTGGGCGCGGACATGGAGGACTGGGTCCCCAACAACGTCAACTGCGCCAACTTCGTCTCCGCGGTGCTGGAGCAGGCCGGGCAGATCTCCAACAAGCAGCACGACAACAGCGTGATGGGGCTGATGCGCAAGCTGGATGCGGACCCGAACTTCAAGCGCGTGTCGCTGAAGGACGCGAAGCCCGGCGACGTCGTCTCCATGAAGGTGGGCAGCGGCGAGCACGTGGTGATGTTCGCGGGCTGGAAGAACGGCAAGCCCCAGTTCATCGGCTCCAACAACGTCAACCCGGACGGCTCGCAGCGCATCAGCTACAGCAGCATGAACTACCCCATCATGGCGGTTCACCAGTACCGAGGCTGA
- a CDS encoding cupin domain-containing protein yields MSTHPHLVHEPSLPWTEVTQGPRVAYRRKQLGAAAKGQQLGCSLMELAPGKHAFPLHYHLANEEAYYVLSGSGLLRLGDASLPVRAGDYVALPVGASSAHQLVNDGTEPLRYLAFSTMVEPDVMVYPDSKKVCVTAGSAPGGDKAARTLYTVLPLAAEVDYWSGEER; encoded by the coding sequence ATGTCCACGCACCCCCACCTCGTGCATGAACCCTCGCTGCCCTGGACCGAAGTCACCCAGGGCCCTCGCGTCGCGTATCGCCGCAAGCAATTGGGCGCCGCCGCGAAGGGCCAGCAACTCGGATGCAGCCTGATGGAGCTGGCTCCCGGCAAGCACGCCTTCCCGCTCCACTACCACCTGGCCAATGAAGAGGCGTACTACGTCCTCTCCGGCTCGGGCCTGCTGCGCCTCGGTGACGCCTCGCTTCCCGTGCGGGCCGGTGACTACGTCGCCCTCCCCGTGGGGGCCTCGAGTGCACACCAGCTCGTCAACGATGGCACCGAGCCGCTGCGCTACCTCGCGTTCTCCACGATGGTGGAGCCCGACGTCATGGTGTACCCGGATTCGAAGAAGGTGTGTGTCACCGCGGGCTCCGCGCCCGGGGGCGACAAGGCCGCTCGAACCCTGTACACCGTCCTCCCCCTCGCCGCCGAGGTGGACTACTGGAGCGGCGAGGAGCGATAG
- a CDS encoding ATP-grasp domain-containing protein, which produces MFQGLHLLIPAKADPERDAVARAWEVGGGTVLRVDRFWSPPEVEPAKTRLYGNDTFCLVLAQKLGLTLESPVDDLLLRVDASWLGREVLGSTLEQVVTGPFPRFIKPQVPKLFRARVWNEPEALLEECRGLDPKTLVLSSEVVDVRAEARAWVLNGRVVMCALYEGEGDVSTARSFLDTVARRTQLPPACVLDAAWVEGSGWVLLEANAAWGAGLNGCDASEAARCIAAATHT; this is translated from the coding sequence ATGTTCCAGGGACTCCACCTGTTGATTCCAGCCAAGGCCGACCCCGAGCGCGACGCGGTCGCTCGCGCCTGGGAAGTGGGGGGCGGCACGGTGCTGCGAGTCGACCGGTTCTGGAGTCCTCCCGAGGTGGAGCCCGCGAAGACCCGCCTCTATGGGAACGACACGTTCTGCCTCGTCCTGGCCCAGAAGCTGGGCCTCACGCTCGAGTCCCCTGTGGATGACTTGTTGTTGCGCGTGGACGCGTCCTGGCTGGGGCGGGAAGTCCTCGGCTCCACGCTGGAGCAGGTCGTCACCGGTCCCTTCCCTCGCTTCATCAAGCCCCAGGTGCCCAAGCTCTTTCGTGCGCGAGTGTGGAACGAACCCGAGGCGCTCCTCGAAGAGTGCCGGGGGTTGGACCCGAAGACCCTCGTCCTGTCCTCGGAGGTCGTCGACGTGCGAGCGGAGGCACGCGCCTGGGTGCTGAACGGCCGCGTCGTGATGTGTGCCCTCTACGAGGGCGAGGGTGATGTCTCGACGGCCCGGTCCTTCCTCGACACCGTGGCTCGGCGGACGCAACTTCCTCCCGCGTGTGTCCTGGATGCGGCGTGGGTGGAAGGCTCGGGCTGGGTGCTATTGGAAGCCAACGCCGCGTGGGGCGCGGGACTCAATGGCTGTGATGCGAGCGAAGCCGCACGGTGCATCGCCGCGGCCACGCACACCTGA
- the agmC gene encoding adventurous gliding motility protein AgmC → MRLPPLVLVLLLLSSAAQAELDSFGVGTGRDGSLTVNTRRTINTAMRMPLGAQRGTRTLSVEAVTAPAVGSLLLIHQTQGFASSTPSGGTGPTSPGGVGSWEMARVSSVTAGSPMVIQLSAPLVNTYDAPGSQAVTVPEYTTVNVSGSGSLVAPAWNGSSGGILAFLANGAVTNNSSINADGMGFRGGVFGENTTRTNCTGDDLPTSQGGAFKGEGLVVERYGSASGRGNLVNAGGGGICKDAGGGGGGHRGAGGLGGRTAPTDGMRDMGGQGGVVMDYTVVYSFLLGGGGGAGEGDTGDGSSGGAGGGAVLVRALSVSGGGTFSANGAAAAASGGEDGAGGGGAGGSVIVRVTGALGCSQALVQGGAGGNAPSASFQTGPGGGGAGGVLLLHGASVLCSGSHAGGAAGTAGSSGGSYGATAGGIGEMKQFIFPYQAPTTPVITEPIVNTTVSTRPTIRGVADPGMRVIISVDGVRVAEVGAGVDGAFVTVLDPPASELAVGTHVVTAVSESMGAYSRPASQVSFNARSQAADAGLEIPIIVVPAEGEVTGPTPYIAGVAVNARTVGLYIDNREEAIVTADSQGRFRYDIPADSPLAVGPHKVNAHGHDVDDNSSGSSPDTRFEVVLPDPDAGSPTPDAGGSDAGSSGPDAGSGDAGSGVTREVPVLVVPAEGEWVDPTPLFAGVAQPGATVSLDVDGTRVATVVADATGAFRHTLAAESALTSGAHAVSASMLNSESGTPGPKSPDTGFQVRGPTALDVGCGGCGASPTGAAAAWVLLIGVAALLRQRRRQVSGVRVTPPRPKCGPPAR, encoded by the coding sequence ATGCGTCTGCCCCCCCTGGTCCTCGTCCTCCTGTTGCTGTCTTCCGCCGCCCAGGCCGAGCTGGATTCGTTTGGCGTGGGAACCGGACGCGACGGCTCGCTCACCGTCAATACCCGCCGCACCATCAACACGGCGATGCGTATGCCATTGGGCGCGCAGCGGGGGACGCGGACACTTTCGGTGGAGGCTGTCACCGCGCCCGCGGTGGGCAGTCTGCTGCTCATCCACCAGACGCAGGGCTTCGCCTCCAGCACTCCCTCTGGTGGCACCGGCCCGACGAGCCCTGGCGGCGTGGGGAGCTGGGAGATGGCGCGAGTATCCTCGGTCACCGCGGGCAGCCCGATGGTGATTCAGCTCTCCGCGCCGCTCGTCAACACCTACGACGCCCCCGGCTCGCAGGCCGTCACGGTGCCTGAATACACCACGGTCAACGTGAGTGGGTCCGGCTCGCTCGTGGCGCCGGCTTGGAATGGGAGCAGCGGTGGCATCCTCGCGTTCCTCGCCAACGGCGCGGTGACGAACAACAGCTCCATCAACGCCGATGGAATGGGCTTTCGCGGCGGTGTCTTCGGTGAGAACACGACGCGCACCAACTGCACCGGGGATGACCTCCCCACGTCGCAGGGGGGCGCCTTCAAGGGGGAGGGGCTCGTGGTGGAGCGCTATGGCTCCGCCTCCGGGCGCGGCAACCTCGTCAACGCGGGCGGTGGCGGCATCTGCAAGGACGCGGGCGGCGGCGGCGGTGGGCATCGCGGCGCGGGAGGTCTTGGCGGAAGGACGGCTCCCACGGATGGCATGCGCGACATGGGCGGTCAGGGGGGCGTGGTGATGGACTACACGGTGGTCTATTCCTTCCTCTTGGGTGGGGGTGGTGGCGCGGGAGAGGGAGACACCGGGGATGGTTCGAGCGGTGGCGCGGGCGGCGGCGCGGTGCTGGTGCGCGCGCTCTCGGTCTCCGGGGGCGGAACCTTCTCCGCGAATGGCGCGGCGGCCGCGGCATCGGGCGGCGAGGATGGCGCGGGCGGAGGGGGCGCGGGGGGCTCGGTCATCGTGCGTGTCACGGGCGCGCTGGGCTGTTCCCAGGCCCTCGTCCAGGGCGGCGCGGGAGGCAATGCGCCGAGCGCCTCCTTCCAGACGGGGCCTGGGGGTGGTGGTGCGGGTGGAGTCCTGCTGCTCCATGGCGCGTCCGTGTTGTGCTCCGGCTCACACGCGGGCGGAGCCGCGGGAACGGCGGGCTCGTCGGGTGGCAGCTACGGCGCCACGGCGGGCGGCATCGGAGAGATGAAGCAGTTCATCTTCCCCTACCAGGCACCCACCACGCCGGTCATCACCGAGCCCATCGTCAACACCACCGTGTCGACCCGTCCCACCATCCGCGGCGTCGCGGACCCGGGCATGCGCGTCATCATCAGCGTCGATGGCGTCAGGGTCGCCGAGGTCGGCGCGGGAGTGGATGGAGCCTTCGTCACGGTGCTCGACCCGCCCGCTTCCGAGCTGGCCGTCGGGACCCACGTGGTGACGGCTGTCTCGGAGAGCATGGGCGCCTACAGCCGCCCCGCGTCCCAGGTGAGCTTCAACGCCCGGTCGCAGGCGGCGGATGCGGGCCTTGAGATTCCCATCATCGTGGTCCCCGCCGAGGGCGAGGTGACAGGACCCACGCCGTACATCGCGGGCGTCGCGGTCAACGCGCGGACGGTCGGCCTGTATATCGACAACCGCGAAGAGGCCATCGTCACCGCGGACTCGCAGGGCCGCTTCCGCTACGACATCCCGGCTGACTCGCCGCTCGCGGTGGGGCCTCACAAGGTCAATGCCCACGGCCATGACGTGGATGACAACTCCAGCGGGAGCTCTCCAGATACGCGCTTCGAGGTCGTCCTCCCAGACCCCGACGCGGGGTCTCCGACGCCGGATGCGGGAGGGTCGGATGCGGGGTCGTCCGGGCCGGACGCCGGTTCGGGGGATGCGGGCTCGGGCGTGACACGCGAGGTGCCCGTGCTCGTGGTCCCCGCAGAGGGCGAGTGGGTGGACCCGACGCCGCTGTTCGCGGGCGTGGCGCAGCCGGGGGCGACGGTCTCGCTGGATGTCGATGGGACTCGCGTGGCCACCGTTGTCGCGGACGCGACGGGTGCGTTCCGTCACACGCTGGCGGCCGAGAGCGCGCTGACTTCCGGCGCGCATGCCGTGTCCGCGTCGATGCTCAACAGCGAGTCCGGAACGCCCGGCCCCAAGTCTCCGGACACGGGCTTCCAGGTCCGCGGCCCCACCGCGCTGGATGTGGGCTGTGGAGGCTGTGGTGCGTCGCCTACGGGTGCGGCGGCGGCGTGGGTCCTGCTCATCGGCGTCGCGGCCTTGTTGCGCCAGCGTCGTCGTCAGGTGTCGGGCGTCAGGGTCACGCCTCCTCGACCGAAGTGTGGGCCTCCTGCCCGGTGA
- a CDS encoding TIGR00266 family protein translates to MAQMHEVDFKIHGDDLQFVEVELDPQEAAVAEAGTLMYMDDGIEMETIFGDGSEKKSGFLGSLLGAGKRLLTGESLFTTVFLNRGSGKRKVAFAAPYPGKIIAVNLQELGGELIAQKDSFLAAAKGVSLGIAFQKKLGTGLFGGEGFIMQRLQGDGLAFIHAGGTLLERTLAPGELLRVDTGCIVAFQPSVDYDIQMVSGIKTAFFGGEGLFFATLRGPGKVWLQSLPFSRLAGRILSAAGPGGSRDEGSVLKGTGLGSLLGDD, encoded by the coding sequence ATGGCGCAGATGCACGAGGTCGACTTCAAGATCCACGGTGATGACCTCCAGTTCGTGGAAGTGGAGCTGGACCCGCAGGAGGCCGCGGTCGCCGAGGCCGGCACGCTGATGTACATGGACGACGGCATCGAGATGGAGACCATCTTCGGTGACGGCTCGGAGAAGAAGAGTGGCTTTCTCGGCTCGTTGCTGGGCGCGGGAAAGCGATTGCTGACGGGTGAATCGCTCTTCACCACGGTCTTCCTCAACCGGGGCAGCGGCAAGCGCAAGGTGGCCTTCGCGGCGCCCTACCCTGGGAAGATCATCGCGGTGAATCTCCAGGAGCTTGGCGGCGAGCTGATTGCACAGAAGGACAGCTTCCTCGCGGCGGCCAAGGGTGTCTCGCTGGGCATCGCCTTCCAGAAGAAGCTGGGCACGGGCCTGTTCGGCGGCGAGGGCTTCATCATGCAGCGGCTCCAGGGTGACGGCCTCGCCTTCATCCACGCGGGAGGCACGCTGCTCGAGCGCACGCTGGCGCCCGGCGAATTGCTGCGCGTGGACACGGGCTGCATCGTCGCGTTCCAGCCCTCGGTGGACTACGACATCCAGATGGTGAGCGGCATCAAGACGGCCTTCTTCGGCGGCGAGGGCCTGTTCTTCGCCACGCTGCGAGGTCCCGGCAAGGTGTGGCTCCAGTCGCTGCCCTTCAGCCGGCTCGCGGGCCGCATCCTCTCCGCCGCGGGTCCTGGGGGCTCGCGAGACGAAGGCAGCGTGCTCAAGGGCACGGGCCTGGGCTCGCTGCTCGGCGACGACTGA
- a CDS encoding class I SAM-dependent methyltransferase, producing the protein MTVDFGRTSTDYTRHRAGFPDSFFDRLVRDNVLRPGLRTVDVGTGTGVVARGLARNGCSVIGLDVSASMLEGARQLATEAHLSIDFREAPAESTGLPSASFDVVTAGQCWHWFDRPAAAREAARLLVPGGRLIVAHLDWLPMPGNVVEATDALMNASNPNPPDHVRFGCGVGLYPQWLSDVTDAGFTPLETFSYDVLIPYTHEAWRGRCRASAFVGATLPPAEVERFDQTLARILSERFPQPVLAIPHRVFALLATRP; encoded by the coding sequence ATGACCGTGGACTTCGGACGGACCTCGACGGACTACACCCGGCACCGCGCCGGTTTCCCCGACTCCTTCTTCGACCGGCTCGTCCGCGACAACGTCCTCCGCCCAGGACTCCGCACCGTCGACGTCGGCACCGGCACGGGCGTCGTCGCCCGCGGTCTCGCCCGCAATGGCTGCTCCGTCATCGGCCTCGATGTCTCCGCGTCCATGCTGGAGGGCGCACGGCAACTCGCCACCGAAGCCCACCTGTCCATCGACTTCCGCGAAGCCCCCGCGGAGTCCACCGGACTCCCCTCGGCGTCGTTCGACGTCGTCACCGCGGGCCAGTGCTGGCATTGGTTCGATCGGCCCGCAGCCGCGCGTGAGGCCGCTCGGCTGCTCGTCCCTGGAGGACGGCTCATCGTCGCCCACCTCGACTGGCTCCCCATGCCCGGCAACGTCGTCGAAGCCACCGACGCCCTCATGAACGCCAGCAATCCCAATCCCCCTGACCATGTCCGCTTCGGCTGCGGCGTCGGCCTCTATCCACAGTGGCTCAGTGATGTCACCGACGCGGGCTTCACGCCCCTGGAGACCTTCTCCTACGACGTGCTGATTCCCTACACGCACGAAGCCTGGCGAGGCCGCTGCCGCGCCAGCGCCTTCGTGGGCGCCACCCTTCCTCCCGCCGAGGTCGAGCGCTTCGACCAGACCCTCGCCCGCATCCTCTCCGAGCGTTTCCCTCAGCCCGTCCTCGCCATCCCCCACCGCGTCTTCGCCCTCCTCGCCACGCGCCCGTGA
- a CDS encoding cytochrome c oxidase assembly factor Coa1 family protein, producing the protein MRPRPLDSPWQTWAVAAALVLGGLGCFASGVLWVTRSLFQDIEQELRRNDVHRLVLRTAEAMPRVAEQLGTPLTSSFLTLRAHDGATPHGGRVDFDLTVQGPRGRGVLEAHVDYTRETWTLRELVLRPEAGDSMAIPAGGSTPALPPD; encoded by the coding sequence ATGCGCCCGCGCCCCCTCGACAGTCCCTGGCAGACCTGGGCGGTAGCGGCGGCGCTGGTCCTCGGAGGACTCGGCTGCTTCGCCAGCGGGGTGCTCTGGGTGACGCGCTCGCTCTTTCAAGACATCGAGCAGGAGCTGCGTCGCAACGACGTCCATCGCCTCGTCCTGCGCACCGCCGAGGCCATGCCCCGGGTCGCCGAGCAACTGGGCACACCGCTGACCAGCAGCTTCCTCACCCTGCGCGCCCACGACGGCGCCACACCGCACGGAGGACGCGTGGACTTCGACCTCACCGTGCAGGGGCCCCGCGGGCGCGGCGTCCTGGAGGCGCACGTCGACTACACGCGGGAGACCTGGACGCTCCGCGAGCTGGTGCTCCGCCCGGAGGCGGGGGATTCCATGGCCATCCCAGCAGGAGGCAGCACGCCCGCCCTGCCTCCTGACTGA
- a CDS encoding metallophosphoesterase yields the protein MSLGGILALLGSLHAYLAVRLFVSPEWPAPWGGAGATLVALLFVSIPVGLMGGFGLPSAARRVLQWVSFVWLGSFGILLSAMVVADVVGAVAGWTGLVVDPLMLARWKAVGVSAVTVPAVLYAFITARGRATVERVTVPMSGLAPGFGGLKVVQISDVHVGPTLDGRWLRRVVEQVNALKPDIIAVTGDLVDGSVESLREEVRPLAELRASLGVFYVTGNHEYYHGGPAWEAEVARLGLTVLRNTHRVVERDGARLVIAGVTDHDAGHIVPAHASRPSAALAGAPSDVPVVLLAHQPRSALRVAEAGVRVDLQLSGHTHGGQVFPFMFFIKLQQPVVKGLATVAGVRVYTHRGTGYWGPPLRLGPSPEIAELTLVPAN from the coding sequence ATGTCCCTGGGCGGCATCCTCGCGCTGCTGGGCTCGCTGCATGCGTACCTGGCGGTGCGCTTGTTCGTGAGCCCCGAGTGGCCTGCCCCCTGGGGCGGCGCGGGCGCGACGCTGGTGGCGCTGCTCTTCGTGTCGATACCCGTGGGGTTGATGGGCGGGTTCGGCCTGCCCTCCGCGGCCCGACGCGTGTTGCAGTGGGTGTCCTTCGTGTGGCTGGGGAGCTTCGGCATCCTGCTCAGCGCGATGGTGGTGGCGGACGTGGTGGGCGCGGTGGCGGGCTGGACGGGCCTGGTGGTGGACCCGTTGATGCTCGCGAGGTGGAAGGCCGTGGGCGTGAGTGCGGTGACGGTGCCCGCGGTGCTCTACGCGTTCATCACGGCGCGAGGCCGCGCGACGGTGGAGCGCGTGACGGTGCCGATGTCTGGATTGGCGCCAGGGTTCGGTGGCCTGAAGGTGGTGCAGATTTCAGACGTCCACGTGGGGCCCACGCTGGATGGCCGGTGGCTGCGGCGCGTGGTGGAGCAGGTGAACGCGCTGAAGCCAGACATCATCGCCGTGACGGGGGACCTGGTCGACGGAAGCGTGGAGTCGCTGCGCGAGGAGGTGCGCCCGCTCGCGGAGCTGCGCGCGTCGCTGGGCGTGTTCTACGTGACGGGCAATCACGAGTACTACCATGGGGGACCGGCCTGGGAGGCGGAGGTGGCTCGGCTGGGCCTCACGGTGCTGCGCAACACGCATCGCGTGGTGGAGCGGGATGGGGCGCGGTTGGTCATCGCGGGTGTGACGGACCACGACGCGGGTCACATCGTTCCCGCGCATGCGAGCCGTCCCTCCGCGGCGCTCGCGGGGGCCCCGAGCGACGTGCCCGTCGTGTTGCTCGCACATCAGCCTCGCTCCGCGCTGCGCGTGGCCGAGGCGGGCGTGCGGGTGGACCTCCAGCTCTCCGGGCACACGCATGGCGGGCAGGTGTTCCCGTTCATGTTCTTCATCAAGCTGCAGCAGCCCGTGGTGAAGGGGCTCGCGACCGTGGCTGGCGTGCGCGTGTACACGCACCGGGGCACGGGCTACTGGGGGCCTCCGCTGCGACTGGGGCCCTCACCTGAGATCGCCGAGCTGACCCTGGTGCCCGCGAATTGA